From Triticum aestivum cultivar Chinese Spring chromosome 4A, IWGSC CS RefSeq v2.1, whole genome shotgun sequence, a single genomic window includes:
- the LOC123085519 gene encoding uncharacterized protein, producing the protein MSEPATQCRGNGGGGEGGAGGMRTVECLRGRLLAERVASKAAKEEADQLAARLDELEKRLSDEVKIRDRAERRLRRAIKRLESLKILDVGSSIGSLSSNSNACSGQQAAPETEESNGPAVSLSTVDSVLSDPRAGGEDKGWDGESVKGSSAGSCTQANSSQDGSWFSVVSEQSGSGACKEESRTEDSDDAEKCGSGDAAGDVDRDSVRRREEQPGASSGSSKSEASYRDEEDDRLALVLVDNPHYSAEPAETKEKEKEEKDGLAMVLADPQPRATSVGGNDVQSVLLALRQVKEQLRYTIQRRSEGLVAHRELCGH; encoded by the exons ATGTCTGAACCGGCCACGCAATGCAG GGGAaatgggggcggcggcgagggcggcgccggcggtATGAGGACGGTGGAGTGCCTCAGAGGGAGGCTGCTCGCCGAGAGGGTGGCGTCCAAGGCGGCCAAGGAGGAAGCCGACCAGCTCGCCGCCAGG TTGGACGAGCTTGAGAAGCGGCTCTCCGACGAGGTCAAGATCAGGGACAGGGCGGAGCGGAGGCTGAGGAGGGCCATCAAGAGGCTCGAGTCCCTCAAGATTCTGGATGTGGGGAGCTCCATCGGCTCGCTCTCCTCCAACTCCaacgcctgctccggccaacaggCGGCGCCGGAGACAGAGGAGAGCAACGGTCCTGCAGTATCGCTGAGCACCGTCGATTCGGTGCTGTCAGACCCTCGCGCCGGCGGCGAGGACAAGGGATGGGACGGCGAGAGCGTCAAGGGCTCCTCGGCCGGTTCCTGCACTCAGGCCAACTCCTCCCAGGACGGGAGCTGGTTCTCCGTCGTGTCCGAGCAGTCCGGCTCTGGCGCCTGCAAGGAGGAGAGCCGCACGGAGGACTCTGACGACGCCGAGAAGTGCGGTTCCGGTGACGCCGCTGGTGACGTCGATCGTGATTCAGTGAG GAGGAGAGAAGAGCAGCCTGGAGCGTCCAGCGGCTCGTCGAAATCCGAAGCGAGCTACCGCGACGAGGAGGACGACAGGCTCGCGCTGGTGCTGGTGGACAACCCGCACTACAGCGCAGAGCCGGCCGAGaccaaggagaaggagaaagaagagaaGGACGGGCTCGCCATGGTCCTGGCGGACCCCCAGCCGAGAGCGACGAGCGTCGGCGGCAACGACGTGCAGTCGGTCCTGCTGGCGCTGCGGCAGGTCAAGGAGCAGCTGCGCTACACCATCCAGAGGAGGTCGGAGGGGCTCGTCGCGCACCGAGAGCTATGCGGCCACTGA
- the LOC123085518 gene encoding protein MODIFIER OF SNC1 11, protein MASQDSKPAQVPAAAELTAPAAAAAGEAPNPTSPTAAQNPSAAAAGGAATDLEKKMRRAERFGTQVVMSEDEKRSSRAERFGTGSSNEKMEEQKKKSRAERFGLPTPSSDDTEAKKKARLERFGQSTEVGKAEEEKRKARALRFAGAAPSGSSEGKDKDTSKPDAATVAGTA, encoded by the exons ATGGCATCTCAGGATTCCAAGCCCGCGCAAGTCCCGGCCGCCGCCGAGCTGACGGCCCCGGCGGCTGCCGCCGCAGGGGAGGCGCCGAATCCCACTTCCCCGACAGCGGcccaaaaccctagcgccgccgccgccggtggggCAGCCACGGATCTAGAGAAGAAGATGCGCCGCGCGGAGAGGTTTGGGACGCAGGTGGTTATGTCCGAGGACGAGAAGCGAAGCAGCCGCGCCGAGAG GTTTGGGACTGGATCTTCTAATGAAAAGATGGAGGAACAGAAGAAGAAGTCCAGGGCTGAGAG GTTTGGCCTTCCCACGCCCTCCTCTGATGATACCGAGGCTAAGAAAAAAGCCCGCTTAGAGCGATTTGGTCAGAGCACAGAAGTTGGCAAGGCGGAAGAAGAGAAGCGAAAGGCACGGGCCCTTAG GTTTGCCGGAGCAGCACCTAGTGGGTCATCTGAAGGAAAGGACAAAGACACCTCCAAGCCG GACGCGGCTACCGTAGCTGGCACGGCATGA